In Perca flavescens isolate YP-PL-M2 chromosome 7, PFLA_1.0, whole genome shotgun sequence, the following proteins share a genomic window:
- the LOC114558853 gene encoding adenylate cyclase type 6 isoform X2: MIGICTHYPAEVSQRQAFQETRGYIQARLYLQRENQQQERLLLSVLPRHVAMEMKADINAKKENMMFHKIYIQKHDNVSILFADIEGFTSLASQCTAQELVMTLNELFARFDKLAWENHCLRIKILGDCYYCVSGLPEPRADHAHCCVEMGVDMIEAISLVREVTGVNVNMRVGIHSGRVHCGVLGLRKWQFDVWSNDVTLANQMEAGGKAGRIHITKATLQYLNGDYEVEPGFGGERNAYVKENNIETFLVLGCSQKRKEEKAMMAKMQRARANSVEGLMPRWVPDRSFSRTKESKVFRQMGIDEASSKDNRCAQEALNPEDEVDEFLGRAIDARSIDQLRKDHVKKFLLTFQTVELEKKYSKKVDDRFGGYVACTLLVFCCICFIQIIIFPKTTLMLGLYISIFIILINILFICSIYSCIKLFPAVLQTVTKKIVQSRANSTLVGVFTILLLFISSFANMFTCSREKLQECVANELNTSVTLCLLHNLTKTAEDGLTLCSSQAMPCHFPEYFSYSVLLTLLACSVFLHISSIGKLALMLLIQLTFLLLVEWPQVALFDNADLLVIANAMQLSPINDSLQQPGFNETAEQCLESVTKVSLKVMTPVILTVFVLALYLHGQQVESTARLDFLWKLQATEEKEEMEELQAYNRRLLHNILPKDVAAHFLARERRNDELYYQSCECVAVMFASISNFSEFYVELEANNEGVECLRLLNEIIADFDEIISEEKFRQLEKIKTIGSTYMAASGLNDSTYDKEGRSHILALADYAMRLREQMKYINEHSFNNFQMKIGLNMGPVVAGVIGARKPQYDIWGNTVNVASRMDSTGVPDCIQVTTDLYHVLVNNGYQLDCRGVVKVKGKGEMTTYFLTSGPQGS, encoded by the exons ATGATCGGGATCTGTACCCACTACCCTGCTGAGGTTTCCCAGCGACAAGCCTTCCAGGAAACCAGAGGATACATCCAGGCCAGACTGTACTTGCAGAGGGAAAACCAGCAGCAG gagcGCCTACTTCTGTCAGTGCTGCCAAGACACGTTGCCATGGAGATGAAGGCGGATATCAATGCCAAGAAGGAAAATATGATGTTCCACAAGATCTACATTCAAAAACACGACAATGTTAG CATACTGTTTGCAGACATTGAAGGCTTCACCAGCCTGGCGTCTCAGTGCACGGCCCAGGAGCTGGTCATGACGCTGAACGAACTGTTCGCTCGCTTTGACAAGCTGGCCTGG GAGAACCACTGCCTCCGTATTAAAATCCTAGGGGACTGTTACTACTGTGTGTCAGGACTGCCTGAGCCCCGGGCTGACCATGCCCACTGCTGTGTGGAGATGGGAGTAGACATGATTGAGGCCATCTC GCTGGTGAGAGAGGTGACAGGTGTTAATGTGAACATGCGAGTGGGCATCCACAGCGGGCGGGTTCACTGTGGGGTGCTGGGCCTGCGCAAGTGGCAGTTTGACGTCTGGTCCAACGACGTGACGCTCGCCAACCAAATGGAGGCCGGGGGGAAGGCTGG gcgtatccaCATCACCAAAGCCACACTACAGTATCTGAACGGGGACTATGAGGTGGAGCCAGGATTTGGAGGAGAGAGGAATGCTTACGTGAAGGAGAACAACATTGAAACCTTCTTGGTGCTGGGCTGCAGCCAGAAGAGG AAAGAGGAAAAAGCCATGATGGCTAAGATGCAGCGAGCACGTGCAAATTCTGTGGAGGGATTGATGCCACGCTGGGTGCCTGACAGATCCTTCTCCAGAACCAAGGAGTCCAAAGTTTTCAGGCAGATG ggCATCGATGAAGCATCCAGCAAAGACAA CCGCTGCGCTCAGGAGGCGCTGAACCCTGAGGATGAGGTGGATGAGTTTCTTGGACGGGCCATCGACGCACGCAGCATCGACCAGCTGAGGAAGGATCACGTCAAGAAGTTCCTACTCACCTTTCAAACCGTCGAACTTGAGAAAAAG TACTCTAAAAAGGTCGATGATCGTTTTGGGGGATATGTGGCCTGCACACTccttgttttctgttgcatctGTTTCATTCAGATTATAATTTTTCCAAA AACAACACTTATGCTCGGTCTTTACATCAGCATCTTCATCATCCTTATCAACATCCTCTTCATCTGTTCCATATACTCCTGCATCAAA CTCTTCCCAGCTGTCTTGCAGACTGTAACCAAGAAAATAGTCCAGTCCCGTGCAAACAGCACACTGGTGGGCGTCTTcaccatcctcctcctcttcatttcCTCCTTTGCTAACATG TTTACCTGCAGCAGAGAGAAACTGCAGGAGTGTGTGGCCAACGAGCTGAACACATCAGTGACTCTCTGCCTGCTGCACAACCTGACCAAGACAGCAGAGGACGGTTTGACTCTGTGTTCCAGCCAGGCCATGCCCTGCCATTTTCCAGAG TATTTCAGCTACAGTGTACTGCTGACCCTGCTGGCCTGCTCTGTGTTCCTCCACATCAGCAGCATAGGGAAGCTGGCTCTGATGCTGCTCATCCAGCTCACTTTCCTCCTGCTGGTTGAGTGGCCTCAGGTGGCCCTGTTTGACAACGCAGACCTGCTGGTCATTGCCAACGCCAT GCAATTATCACCTATTAATGATTCTCTACAACA GCCTGGTTTCAATGAAACTGCAGAACAGTG CCTGGAGAGCGTGACCAAGGTATCCTTAAAGGTCATGACCCCTGTAATCCTGACGGTGTTTGTTCTGGCTCTCTACTTGCACGGCCAGCAGGTTGAGTCCACCGCACGCCTTGACTTCCTCTGGAAGCTGCAG GCcacagaagagaaagaggagatggaggagcTGCAGGCGTACAACCGGCGCCTGCTCCACAACATCCTGCCTAAGGACGTAGCCGCCCACTTTCTTGCACGGGAGCGTCGGAATGACGAGTTGTACTACCAGTCATGTGAGTGCGTCGCTGTCATGTTTGCCTCCATCAGCAACTTTTCTGAGTTTTACGTGGAGCTGGAGGCTAACAACGAAGGGGTGGAGTGTCTCAGGCTGCTCAACGAGATCATCGCAGATTTTGACGAG ATCATCAGTGAGGAGAAGTTCCGTCAGCTGGAGAAAATCAAGACCATCGGCTCCACCTACATGGCAGCCTCTGGCCTCAACGACTCCACCTACGACAAAGAGGGCCGTTCACACATCCTGGCTCTTGCTGACTACGCCATGAGGCTGAGGGAGCAGATGAAATACATCAACGAGCACTCCTTCAACAACTTCCAGATGAAGATAG GGTTGAACATGGGGCCAGTGGTAGCAGGGGTGATTGGAGCCAGGAAACCCCAGTATGATATCTGGGGGAACACAGTCAATGTGGCCAGCCGGATGGACAGCACAGGAGTACCAGACTGCATCCAG GTGACCACAGACTTATACCACGTGCTGGTCAACAACGGATACCAGCTGGACTGTCGAGGTGTTGTCAAGGTGAAGGGAAAGGGGGAGATGACCACTTACTTCCTCACCAGCGGTCCCCAGGGCAGTTAA